CCCTACAAGTTCATTTAGTCACCCTATGATAAATCTGTTCTGCTGgcaatatttgaaaatcaagTTATAAAAAGTTTGGTCGTAACTTAGTGAGTCGCTTCCCAGTTTTTACATGCAACATTTAGATTGATAATTCTAGTCATAGGAATATATTAACTCCAGAGCTACCAGTTGGTAGGTTGTGGTACTGAGGCTCAAGGTTTTACCTTGTTCCTTTGGATTTCTTTAACTCTAGGAGACGTGGTTGACTGTGACATAATGGACTATCAAATATGATTATATAGGATTAATCGGCCAAAAGTTTGGTATTTGCTGACATTGCCGTGAAGGTACTATTTTAGGCAATATTGCGATCGAAATAAATATAGACGCATCaaaattcattcttttcttgcaTTAGTCCCAACGGAGACTTCTAATCTAAACGTATATCAGTTTTGAAAGCTCAAGCCTAAGGTCAGCTCTATACTGGGGCGTGCCACTTTTGGTGGTAGAAATAAGCTACATTATTAGGATATTTCACAAACCCATATAGAAGTCGCTACCTTTTTTAGGGCCCAAACACCTTTTGTCTTTATTCTCTTAGAAACGTAAGGCATGTCCAAACTGCGTTACTGAACTCGTTTGTAATTTTCCAGGCTATCCTTTTCTATGAACTACGTAGTTTgccaatttttgaataaagtAATGACTGCTATGATTGATACGACATTTgtcattttgaaagtataaAAGTGTGTAGATGTTGTCATTTTGTAGAATGTATATAAAGCTGTCACCTCGAGTCGCAATGACCGAACAGCAGGTTGGTACCATGGATAGAACAAAAAAGAGCAAGCTGGTTGCGAAAAGTCAAATCAGCTGAAAGTCTTTACTTTTTGCGGTTAATATGTGCTATTATCAAAGCATAATGCTGTAGATTTGGGTAGTTAGGCCACTTTAAATTTGCACAACTCATTTGAGTTTGAAACAAGAGTAAATTGCCACTCTATTTTTTGAGAAAGAACATTCAGTTGAGcttttaagaaatatttgacTTCTTTTGGTCTTGCCCAAGCATTTAATGTTACCCTTGATTATTCTTACTTGAATATCAAGGTCAGACTGCGAGTACTGCCTGTTTAAAATTGCTAGGCTCTCGTTCCCGCAAGTTGCTAAGTACCATTTGGGTTCACAGTCTGAGGAAAGCGTGTCAGATGCATTCCCGATAACATCGCGACCTATCGGTGCAAAGTTTGCTTGGCCACTACAGCTGTTTCTCATTGCGTACCCAGTCCCTCATCTAATACAGGCCTTTGTAAATCAGGGCATCTCATGCAGcctgaaaaaaaaaagattcaaattatatCAAGGAGAGCAACACTAATCGCGCACGGATCTCAATTTCTCGAACTAAAGCAATATATAAAAGGAAGGACTTCTGCCACATCTATACTTGGATAAGCTAACTTACCATCCACAAAACAATCGATATGCAACAACATCAATCGGAAGAAGACTCAAGTTATAGTACTGTTCTATGTGAAAAGCCTTACTACGATCCTAGCACTATTAGACGATTTCACTTCAGGATTTATTCCTTGTTGTCAGCCCAAGTACTATTCATTTTTGTTGTATCGCATGTTGTGTGCTACTCAGCTTTGGCCTCGAGCTTTGTCACTTAGAATGCCTGGCTATGTACTGCAAGTACAATAATCGTATTTGTATCCATGTTTAGCATGGGTTTCGCTGGAAGAACTGAGAATTTGGAGAAGAGGTCAATCGACCAGGAGTCACAAgtggaaaagaaaactacTTCGTGGCTTACTGAATCTGTAAGAGGGCAACAGGTTgcttttttcatattcacCTTGGCCCACTGCTATCGCTTTATCTGGGACTTTTTCATGGATGAAAACGTTGAGGTTCATCTCAAGTACTTTATTCCTTCTTTACTATTGGAACTACTCATAAGTGGCACCGTGTGCGATACGAAACTGGGTGACAAGATGGACTTTTTTATGTCGAAGAAAAGTTTGATAGCTTGGTCCATCGTACAGGTAACAAGCCTTTTGGGTTTCCTTATTTTATTCTATCAAGGTAAATGCTCCGCTTTGATCTTGCAAATATGGTGtgtaatatttattatagCCTACCCcgtcttcatcatcactaACATTGTAAGGAAACTCTCTCCAGGCCAAGAATACATGGCTACAGCGTTGCTTTATGCAACTATCCCTATGTTATCTTCAGGAGTCATGCGGCTCTCGTAACAATAATGTTAATGTACCGCACCACAACATATGTCTATACAAAACACTCACTCTATATTTTTTAACAGTGCAATATGAGATAACACTTTGAAAACTGTCATAACCATCCTGCTCGAAGTAGATCAGCCATTGGATATGCTGGGGAAATTCTACACTACAGAAAAGACATTCATACAGGTTTTGACTAATCAAAGTTATACAACCGCAATTATGAGGCTGTTATGAGTGATAACATCACTATTGCTGAAAGAATAAGCATGAGTCTCCGtcatattttctcttttctagaattattataaatgaCAATTACAAATAATCGAACATTTCGATAATAGGCGGCTAAATTTATCGAGTGTTACTGTTTGCATATGGATATGTGTTGTAAAGATTGACTGAATTCAACTATGGCATTATTACCTAGATTTCTAAAAGTTCTTGCTGAAAATCTTGCTCCACCTGAGACAAAGTCGTGGAATTCATAGTTGGAAATTTGGACTTAATAGACCAAACACCAAGCACTACTTACAATTAAATAGCAGGGGTGCATTTCCTCAAGAGTTATTCTATTTGCTTACTAATCCCTATGCTTAAATCAAAATCGACAAATAAGCTGTTTCacaaagagaaatttaTGGGCAGTGTTATTCTTGAACTTAACTGATTTATTACTTCTTGTCTTGCTCTCCTATCTCTCAAGCAAAATCTAAAACTATTCAAAAACAATCGATATCCTAACTGGTGGttattaaaaagaaaatggacCATATGTATAATTCGACTTCCACAGAGAATAGGGCCATTGTTCCATGTAGTTTCACGTATGCCTCAATTTTGTAGCCTTACTGAGCTTTGAGAAATAGTCCGTCTCATTTACTGAAGAAGTATAATAGTTCCGAAATATGGGAGTGCTGGAGATATCAAACTCCATATTACAGCAGCAGTTAGTTCAACAAGGGTCTTGCAATATATTCCTATATCATAATACCATTTAATATATCCAGTGATAAGATGAAACCAATCTGTCACACAGAAGGCTTTAGAGCAATAAATCCAATAAACACATTTTGATTATAGATAAACTCTTCCTCTTCCCATGATCAATATATGTTAGACCATCTTTTCATATAAGAAAGGAaccatttgaaaattcattagAAGCGGCAGTATGTTTGGGTAAGACCATGCTTTTAAAGGCTCATTTTCGAGTTCAGAGAACCTTTTTCCTTACAAGGAGTTGCTTTGACCTCTCTTCTTGCCATCAAGTTAAAACTGCAGTTGCCGTCAACTTTTCCCACCACTTAGCAATACCATTGTCAGAGCCAAATTTGCGGCGCAACCCCAGGTCCAAGGAACATGGTCAGAGCTAGATCTCCCCTTGGAAGCACTCAGGATATCAAATGGACAGTTTGCAATTGGATGCAATTTTGGTTCCCatataagaaagaaaagaagcGATTGCACTATTACCGAATATTATAGATTTCCAGGCTGCTGCCATTACGTACATAACGCGCGTCCAGCATAAGAAACAAACTGAGATGATCAGGAAGCTACATGTGTCTGCTCACAAAATATGGTAAAGTTTGAAAACTCCAGGAAAAATGAGCATCGTGGAAATCTCAGCTAATTCGAAAGTtcaattgtttttttttgaaagatgcCCTAACAAGGCGTATTTGATACAACtagttcttcttttcttgattgtAAGATCgaaatttctctttgttCGAGGAAAAGTGATAAAAGAGATGCAATGGGTGGTCCCGTGGCCTTTCTAGGTCTCCCGGGGCAGCACCAGTTTTACATTATCTGTCGTAAGTTGTGTTTTAGTGGGGCAGCATAGGACAGCAATATTCTCCCCTATCAAAAGCACAACAATAAGACGTCTGGCTCCATCAACTTAATTTGGTTCGTTAATTTTTATAGATCTAGAGATGGCGTTGCAGAGTGATAACTTCTACTCGTGTTATATTTTGGAACTATGGATGCCGCATCAGAAAGTCCAATAGTGTGTATGACTGTGACATTATTTAAACTAGAAAATACTCAACAGAAATGTAGTTATCGACCACCAATTAAAGCAGGGTTGAGCGTCCGgtaattttcaattgtaaGTACTAAGTGGACGTCTTTGATTCGTGGTGTACTCGtgaaacaagaaaaagaaacgttTTTTTGCAAGAATAACTGAACCATGTTAAAGAGAGATACGTTAAAACGTATGACACGGTTGGCGTATATCTGTAATTTGTGCGATTAGAATCATGTTGCGAAAAAACTTATGCGCAACGTACAAAGAAGGTTTCGGTCATCCGACCACTTTGGGAGGGATGATACTATCCAGTACCAAATCATTCTTTCTTCACAGAcatatttcttctttcaattaatGCCATCCGCCAACTTTTCTCCCAATACCTTATGTTCAACAAAGACAGCTTCCAGCATTAAAATGGTAGGGAGAATCTCGTATAAATAGTGCGGACTCTGGGATATATTGcgaaaaaatgaaaaatccaaattctCTTTATTTGGATCCTTCTAATAAGCAACAGTGTTTCGAAATCAAGTTCTCCTCACATGCTGAAAGCGACATTTTATTCTGCTTTCTTATTATCTCTAtgctttatttttgattttgcaTATGGATCAAACGTAATCTTAACAGCAAATGATACAATTGTTATTTTACCCGATGATTTGGTCATTACCAGGGTTCTGAATGGAATTGCACATACatttaatgatgatgaatattttgacGATTCGCTACAACATACTCGTATTTATGCGGAATACGAAGGGGAAACTTACCAGTTATCGCCGGATCGTATGACGGGTGCATTGAGTGAAGACGAAATCTCCCTCTTTGTATATCTATCAACTTTTGGTATAGCAACTCTAGCAATGAGAATATCGACTTCAGATTACGTGGCTAAAACACAAAATCCACGGTAATAGCATAAATTCCGAGAATTTGCGGGTCCACTAATTGGAACTacgatttgaaatttttggcCATTTAAAACATGTTATGACTTACTCTCGAAAAggctatatatatatatgtagcctgaaaatgaaataagGCAAACTTTAGTCCTTATGAACTACTTTAGAAGACATAAACAAGTGTGATTTCCAGCGGAAGTGCTCGTTAGCCAGCCGTTACACCATGACTCAGAAATTTACTATTAGCCTCTAAGCTGCATAAGAAACCTCCATGCCTAAAACTATCAAACATGCTGAACAAGAATAACTATTGATAAAGGTTCGGTGCGAAGCATGGGGACGCTACCAGAAAAAGCAAAATGATTAGTGTCAGACATACATAGTAATGGGGTGTTGATATGCATCGATATGTTGATGTTCCTCATTCTATTATATGTAGAAAAAGGTATATTTAAAT
The genomic region above belongs to Kazachstania africana CBS 2517 chromosome 7, complete genome and contains:
- the KAFR0G03840 gene encoding uncharacterized protein; the protein is MFSMGFAGRTENLEKRSIDQESQVEKKTTSWLTESVRGQQVAFFIFTLAHCYRFIWDFFMDENVEVHLKYFIPSLLLELLISGTVCDTKLGDKMDFFMSKKSLIAWSIVQVTSLLGFLILFYQGKCSALILQIWCVIFIIAYPVFIITNIVRKLSPGQEYMATALLYATIPMLSSGVMRLS